One segment of Nostoc piscinale CENA21 DNA contains the following:
- a CDS encoding serine/threonine-protein kinase produces MICCLNPDCPNPLNPKGKQSCQTCSTPLVPLLRNRFRVIRVLSDEGGFGRTYLSEDTDKLNELCVIKQLAPKFQGTWSQKKAMELFAEEAKRLQELGEHPQIPTLIAYFEQDKCLYLVQQFINGQNLLKELQQRRVYKANEIQAILLDLLPVLKFIHDRGVIHRDIKPENLIRCRYDGRLSLIDFGSSKQLTEKVKNKSGTSIGSHGYSPLEQIRDGKAYPASDLFSLGATCFHLLTGTSPFQLWMEHGYGWANNWRQYLRSPLSPELDNVMNKLLQKDLSQRYQSADEVIKDLIPTLPRALPAAGQSSGKFTVTQPKSTFSFQYAVVKISVLAAAFILLFGFSDTWYQQYRQIQVILLSKLKPANYSHSQNEVVFGQSPNIPVKNIALANTLQGTAKFVVSVAISPDGQTIASSGEGERIINMWNIATGKEILTLNGHSQKVNAVAISPNGKTLVSGSDDKTIKVWNLTTGKIVYTLEGHTDSIQALAISPNGKTLVSGSDDNTLKVWNLGTGKLIRTLKGHKFWVRSVAISPDGRNLASGSFDKTIKLWHLYQDDPARTLKGNTNTITSVAFSPDSTTLASTSRDRTIKLWDVASGEVLRTFTGHANTVTCVAFSPDGMILASASRDRTIKLWNLATGEVMNTLTGHADTVTSVGFTADGRTIVSGSEDNTIKIWRIAK; encoded by the coding sequence ATGATCTGCTGCTTAAATCCCGATTGCCCAAATCCTCTAAATCCCAAAGGCAAGCAGTCATGCCAAACTTGTAGCACTCCCTTAGTGCCACTGTTAAGAAATCGCTTCCGAGTGATTCGGGTGCTTTCCGATGAAGGAGGGTTTGGCAGAACTTATTTATCAGAAGATACTGATAAACTCAATGAACTTTGTGTAATTAAGCAATTAGCGCCAAAATTTCAAGGAACTTGGTCGCAAAAAAAGGCAATGGAGTTATTTGCAGAAGAAGCAAAGCGACTGCAAGAACTTGGCGAACATCCCCAAATTCCCACACTAATTGCTTACTTTGAGCAAGATAAATGCCTTTATTTAGTCCAACAGTTTATTAATGGGCAGAACTTGTTAAAAGAGTTACAACAACGCCGAGTTTATAAAGCAAATGAAATTCAAGCTATTTTACTTGATTTATTGCCTGTACTTAAATTCATTCATGATCGCGGTGTAATTCACCGAGACATTAAACCAGAAAATTTAATTCGCTGTCGTTATGATGGGCGACTCAGTTTGATTGATTTTGGTTCTTCTAAACAATTAACCGAAAAAGTCAAAAATAAAAGTGGCACATCTATTGGTTCGCATGGTTATTCCCCACTGGAACAAATTCGAGATGGTAAAGCTTATCCAGCCAGTGATTTGTTTAGTTTGGGGGCTACTTGTTTTCATTTGCTAACAGGAACATCCCCGTTTCAATTGTGGATGGAACATGGCTATGGCTGGGCAAATAATTGGCGACAATATTTGCGGAGTCCTTTGTCGCCAGAATTAGATAACGTCATGAATAAGTTGTTGCAAAAAGACTTAAGTCAACGCTATCAGTCAGCCGATGAAGTTATAAAAGATTTAATTCCCACCTTACCACGCGCTTTACCAGCCGCCGGTCAGTCATCGGGCAAATTTACCGTAACTCAACCAAAATCAACTTTTTCATTTCAATATGCTGTTGTAAAAATTTCAGTTTTGGCGGCTGCATTTATCTTATTATTTGGATTTAGTGATACTTGGTATCAACAATATCGTCAAATTCAAGTGATTTTGTTATCAAAACTCAAGCCAGCAAATTACAGTCATTCTCAAAATGAAGTTGTTTTTGGTCAGTCACCGAATATTCCAGTTAAAAATATTGCCTTAGCTAATACCCTCCAAGGTACAGCAAAATTTGTTGTCTCTGTTGCCATTAGTCCTGATGGGCAAACAATTGCTAGCAGTGGCGAAGGGGAGAGGATAATTAATATGTGGAATATTGCCACAGGAAAAGAAATTTTAACCCTGAATGGACATTCGCAAAAAGTCAATGCTGTGGCTATTAGTCCTAATGGCAAAACTTTAGTGAGTGGAAGTGATGATAAAACTATTAAAGTTTGGAATTTGACAACAGGTAAAATCGTTTACACATTAGAGGGACATACAGATTCAATTCAAGCCTTAGCTATTAGTCCCAATGGCAAAACTTTGGTTAGTGGTAGCGATGATAACACCCTCAAAGTTTGGAATTTAGGCACAGGAAAACTGATTCGCACCCTGAAAGGACATAAATTTTGGGTGCGTTCTGTTGCTATTAGTCCTGATGGGCGTAATTTAGCCAGTGGGAGTTTTGATAAAACCATTAAACTTTGGCATCTTTATCAAGATGACCCAGCCCGCACCCTCAAAGGTAATACAAATACAATCACATCAGTAGCCTTTAGTCCTGATAGTACCACCTTAGCCAGTACCAGCCGCGATCGCACCATTAAACTTTGGGATGTCGCATCCGGCGAAGTACTTCGCACCTTTACAGGTCATGCTAACACCGTGACTTGTGTTGCTTTTAGCCCAGATGGAATGATCTTAGCTAGTGCCAGCCGCGATCGTACCATCAAACTTTGGAATTTAGCCACAGGGGAAGTGATGAATACCTTGACAGGCCATGCAGATACCGTGACATCTGTTGGTTTTACGGCTGATGGTAGGACAATTGTCAGTGGCAGCGAGGATAATACCATCAAAATTTGGCGAATAGCAAAGTAA
- a CDS encoding MotA/TolQ/ExbB proton channel family protein codes for MFINQLFQAGGVVMWPLLAFSVVAIALIIERVRFWYRINTRQNRVVREVLHLYRLDNVVSALDKLQKNADLPVARIFLAALQLEEPTPEEFRLALESEAQAEIPVLKRFQNMFDTIIGLAPLLGLLGTVLGLIVSFASLNLGDVGGTKTAGVTAGISEALVSTASGLIVAIFTLLFANTFRGLYQRQIAAMQEYGGQLELLYRHRYERGDRTYASTR; via the coding sequence ATGTTCATCAATCAACTGTTTCAAGCAGGCGGCGTAGTGATGTGGCCGCTGCTAGCGTTTAGTGTGGTGGCGATCGCATTAATTATCGAGCGAGTACGCTTTTGGTATCGGATTAACACTCGGCAAAATCGTGTAGTCCGCGAAGTTTTGCATCTTTACCGCCTGGATAATGTGGTGAGTGCGTTAGATAAGTTGCAAAAGAATGCAGACTTACCTGTAGCCCGCATTTTTTTAGCTGCACTGCAACTAGAAGAACCCACACCCGAAGAATTTCGTCTGGCCTTAGAAAGTGAAGCCCAAGCCGAAATTCCGGTTCTCAAACGGTTTCAAAATATGTTTGATACAATTATTGGTTTAGCGCCACTTTTAGGTTTATTGGGTACTGTATTAGGGTTGATTGTGTCTTTTGCATCATTAAACTTGGGTGATGTGGGAGGTACTAAAACCGCCGGAGTGACCGCAGGTATTAGTGAGGCGCTGGTTTCCACAGCTTCGGGATTAATTGTAGCTATTTTTACGCTATTATTTGCTAACACCTTTCGAGGGTTATATCAACGCCAAATTGCGGCTATGCAAGAATATGGTGGACAATTAGAACTGCTCTATCGTCACCGCTATGAACGGGGAGACAGAACCTATGCGTCTACAAGATGA
- a CDS encoding pyridoxamine 5'-phosphate oxidase family protein → MAKLFDSITEELQEFIAAQNLFFVGTAPLSPTGHVNLSPKGLDCLRILSPHRVAYLDLTGSGNETSAHLQENGRITFMFCAFVEPPRILRLYGKGYVVLPSSSEWDSLSSVFPQIPGTRQIIVADIEIVQSSCGLGVPLYEYQGQRQTLVNWAIQKGEQGVREYQQQKNSISIDGLPTPLSQLQQNVGVRSQNTK, encoded by the coding sequence ATGGCTAAACTATTTGACTCGATAACCGAAGAACTGCAAGAGTTTATTGCAGCCCAAAACCTGTTTTTTGTAGGGACTGCACCCCTGAGTCCTACGGGTCACGTTAATTTATCTCCCAAAGGTCTTGATTGCTTGCGAATCTTGTCACCTCACCGAGTAGCATACCTCGACCTGACAGGTAGTGGTAACGAAACCTCAGCCCATCTGCAAGAAAACGGTCGCATTACGTTTATGTTTTGCGCCTTTGTGGAACCACCACGCATTTTGCGACTTTATGGTAAAGGTTACGTAGTTTTACCGAGTTCTTCTGAATGGGACTCGTTATCTTCGGTGTTTCCTCAGATACCAGGGACTAGACAAATTATTGTTGCTGATATTGAGATTGTGCAAAGTTCCTGTGGGCTTGGCGTTCCTCTTTATGAATACCAAGGTCAACGCCAAACGCTAGTCAATTGGGCGATTCAAAAAGGGGAACAGGGAGTGAGAGAATATCAACAACAAAAAAACAGCATCAGCATTGATGGTTTACCAACACCATTGAGTCAATTACAGCAGAATGTAGGAGTCAGGAGTCAGAATACAAAATAG
- a CDS encoding serine hydrolase, with protein MRLRLFLLSVVSIVLLSSPAKASRLESWSFDTAQNQLNITTVSGVKPRAFLIQNPTRLVIDLPGTKLNTNTIRKNYGATVREIRVGKVDDNTTRLVVELAPGYTVDPAKLLVQGDSSTHWIVKFPSVQRIQNPTDDNVSVSNEEQIPVAVSDVSLFAGVVPLGKEIPQLRSRVQALASRYRSLDPGLFFLDLDTGNYLDFNGEKVFPAASTIKFPILVALFQEIDAGRIKLNETLVMRRDLITGGSGEFQYKRAGTRFSLLETATKMITISDNTATNMIIDRLGGKAKLNPRFRSWGLQNTVVRNLLGDFKGTNTTSAKDLVRLSALVANNRLLSDSSRGRVLGIMQRVHNTKLLPAGLGKGAVIAHKTGTLGIVLGDAGIIQMPSGKRYLAGIFVRRPFNDLKARDFINQVSRMVYGYLDQPRVATTDKPESL; from the coding sequence ATGAGATTACGCTTATTTCTGCTTAGCGTTGTCAGTATTGTCCTGCTTTCTTCTCCAGCAAAAGCCTCTCGCTTAGAATCTTGGAGTTTTGACACCGCCCAAAATCAACTTAACATTACTACTGTCTCTGGTGTGAAACCCAGAGCATTTTTAATTCAAAATCCCACGCGGTTAGTTATTGATCTTCCGGGTACAAAACTGAATACAAATACAATTCGGAAAAACTATGGTGCGACAGTCCGCGAAATCCGTGTTGGTAAGGTTGACGATAACACCACAAGACTAGTAGTGGAATTAGCACCAGGGTATACTGTAGACCCGGCGAAGTTATTGGTTCAAGGTGATTCTTCAACTCATTGGATAGTAAAATTTCCTTCAGTGCAGCGGATTCAAAATCCTACTGATGATAATGTTTCTGTTTCTAATGAGGAACAAATTCCTGTTGCTGTTAGTGATGTTTCTTTGTTTGCGGGAGTTGTACCTTTAGGTAAGGAAATACCACAATTGCGATCGCGGGTACAAGCATTAGCATCTCGATATCGTTCCCTTGACCCAGGATTGTTCTTTTTAGATTTAGATACAGGTAACTATCTCGATTTCAATGGTGAGAAAGTTTTTCCTGCTGCCAGCACAATTAAGTTTCCAATTTTAGTTGCCTTATTTCAAGAAATTGATGCAGGTAGAATCAAACTGAATGAAACCTTAGTAATGCGGCGTGACTTAATCACTGGCGGTTCAGGAGAATTCCAATATAAACGTGCTGGAACTCGTTTTAGTCTATTAGAAACTGCAACTAAGATGATTACCATCAGCGATAACACTGCTACCAACATGATTATTGACCGCTTAGGTGGTAAGGCTAAGTTAAATCCGCGTTTTCGTAGTTGGGGACTGCAAAACACCGTTGTACGAAATTTACTTGGCGACTTCAAGGGTACAAATACAACCAGCGCCAAAGATTTAGTTAGGCTGTCAGCGTTGGTTGCGAATAATCGCTTGTTGAGTGATTCTAGTCGTGGTCGTGTCTTAGGTATTATGCAGCGTGTTCATAACACCAAATTATTACCGGCTGGTCTAGGGAAAGGTGCGGTGATTGCTCATAAAACTGGCACTTTAGGCATTGTACTGGGTGATGCGGGGATTATTCAAATGCCCTCTGGTAAGCGATACTTAGCTGGAATTTTTGTCAGAAGACCTTTTAATGATTTGAAAGCGAGAGATTTTATTAATCAAGTTTCTCGTATGGTTTATGGCTATTTAGACCAACCCAGAGTAGCCACTACCGATAAACCTGAATCACTGTGA
- a CDS encoding CHAT domain-containing protein — protein sequence MVSDGALQYIPITALAVPNSQTYQPLITTNEIISLPSASTIALLRQEVKGRKKAPKTLAVLADPVFSAKDERIGQKSTGQSMTQNLTTFDQQQLARSAREVDIDFERLRFTRQEAETILSLVSNKEQRKPALDFTASRNLATSPELSQYQIIHFATHGILNSQNPELSGVVLSLFDSNGKPQNGFLRLHDIFNLNLPAELVVLSACQTGLGEEVKGEGLVGLTRGFMYAGSPRVVVSLWSVDDEATSELMKLFYGNMLRKNLKPAAALRAAQIEMSRNQNYAAPYYWAAFTLQGEWR from the coding sequence GTGGTTAGTGATGGCGCTTTACAGTATATCCCCATCACAGCATTAGCAGTACCAAACAGTCAAACTTATCAACCACTAATCACAACCAACGAAATTATCTCCCTCCCCTCAGCCTCAACCATCGCTTTACTGCGCCAGGAAGTCAAAGGGCGTAAAAAAGCCCCAAAAACCTTGGCTGTACTGGCAGATCCCGTATTTTCTGCTAAAGATGAGCGTATAGGTCAAAAATCAACTGGTCAATCTATGACTCAAAACTTAACAACCTTTGACCAGCAACAATTAGCACGTTCAGCCAGAGAAGTAGACATTGACTTTGAACGGTTGCGCTTTACCCGCCAAGAAGCCGAGACAATTCTCTCCCTGGTATCTAATAAAGAACAACGTAAGCCAGCCTTAGACTTTACTGCTAGTCGGAATTTAGCCACCAGCCCAGAGTTAAGCCAATATCAAATCATCCATTTTGCCACTCACGGCATCCTCAACAGCCAAAATCCTGAATTATCTGGGGTTGTGCTGTCGCTGTTTGATAGCAACGGAAAGCCCCAAAATGGCTTTTTGCGCCTCCATGATATTTTTAACTTGAATTTGCCAGCAGAGTTAGTCGTTCTCAGTGCTTGCCAAACAGGGTTAGGTGAAGAAGTCAAGGGAGAAGGATTAGTCGGGTTAACTAGAGGATTTATGTATGCAGGTAGTCCGCGTGTTGTCGTCAGTTTGTGGAGTGTGGATGACGAAGCTACATCAGAATTGATGAAGCTATTTTATGGCAATATGTTACGCAAAAATTTAAAACCTGCGGCAGCGTTAAGGGCAGCACAAATAGAAATGTCTCGTAATCAAAATTATGCTGCACCTTATTATTGGGCTGCGTTTACATTACAAGGCGAATGGAGATAA
- a CDS encoding tetratricopeptide repeat protein, which yields MTKKHLSALAYRTLVIFVTMLMSSELMITAARANLLYIAQKPQNTSPERQRAAAQAKQLLEEAQQLYEQGTATERQAAIAKYEEALKIWRQIGDRSYEATTLLAIGTLYYTQNDNQRALGYFQQGLTIRRQLKDRFGEAVMLNSVANAYANLGQPQKALEFYSQALRLFRAENKPDYIVNTLIGIGGVYFNAGDTKQALQAYNQALVIQRQQKNLDGQADILQTIGITYTNLGETQKALEAFQQSLEIQRTKNDLGGQADALNYIGVVYLSIGDEQKSREALNQSLKLQQQMAANLSGVALAFSLTKQAITLSGLAGSYSFSEPQKSLEYYNQARSLLQKAGNPHSEAELLGQVALVYDRLGEKQKALDVLNEAIALQRLTKNRAREAFTLDTIGGIYASLGDYQKAINTYNQALTIEREVQDVGGEGNTLKNIGLVYSLLGDHKTSIDTYNQALEKFKSTGDRDKLALTLDNIGSAYRALENYPKAIEYYNQAQQVRREQGNVIGQVSAISGIVRVYESLKDYPKALEATNQILALAQQTKNSFAQTSADGFFGRVYLAAGDYQKALEFSQKAAAGWQKLGLKTAQANVIGNLGRTYNALKQPQQAIATYNQELKLRQMIGDRTGEAETLYYIAQTERDQGNLTAARTHIENTIKIVEDIRTNVTSQDLRTSYFASVQKYYQFYIDLLMQLHKQQPSQGYNALALQVSERARARSLLDLLTEANADIRQGVNPKLLQTERDLQQQLNAREKLRIQLLSGQYTETQIQNLDKKTAELLQQYEQVQAEIRNSSPRYAALTQPQPLSLKQIQQQVLDDNTLLLEYSLGEERSYLWAVSKNSITSYELPKRADLASAVQKFRDALTAPSQRTSIARSSKAAMELSQIILAPVAQQLGKKTLSRG from the coding sequence ATGACAAAGAAACATCTGTCGGCGTTGGCATATCGCACACTGGTTATCTTTGTCACTATGCTAATGTCATCAGAGTTAATGATTACGGCGGCTAGGGCGAATCTTCTCTACATAGCCCAAAAACCGCAAAATACTAGTCCTGAAAGGCAAAGAGCCGCAGCACAAGCCAAACAACTGCTCGAAGAAGCACAGCAATTATATGAACAAGGTACAGCTACAGAGCGGCAGGCAGCGATCGCAAAATATGAAGAAGCATTAAAAATTTGGCGGCAAATTGGCGATCGCAGTTATGAGGCTACCACATTATTAGCGATCGGCACACTTTACTACACACAAAATGACAACCAAAGGGCTTTGGGATATTTTCAGCAAGGGTTAACCATTCGCCGCCAACTTAAAGACCGTTTTGGTGAAGCGGTGATGTTGAATTCTGTAGCTAATGCTTACGCTAACTTGGGTCAACCTCAAAAAGCCTTAGAATTTTATAGCCAAGCATTGCGATTATTTCGCGCTGAAAATAAACCTGATTATATTGTTAATACGTTAATTGGCATTGGGGGCGTTTATTTCAATGCAGGCGACACAAAACAAGCACTACAAGCTTATAATCAAGCCCTGGTAATTCAACGTCAGCAAAAAAATTTAGATGGGCAAGCTGATATTTTACAAACTATCGGGATTACCTATACTAATTTGGGCGAAACACAAAAAGCCTTGGAAGCTTTTCAACAGTCATTAGAAATTCAACGCACAAAAAATGACTTGGGTGGACAAGCTGATGCACTCAACTATATCGGTGTAGTTTATTTATCCATTGGTGATGAGCAGAAATCTAGGGAAGCTCTCAATCAATCATTAAAACTACAACAACAAATGGCAGCTAATCTTTCTGGTGTAGCTTTGGCATTTAGCCTCACAAAGCAAGCCATAACTCTAAGTGGACTTGCTGGTAGCTATTCTTTTAGTGAACCACAAAAATCTTTAGAATACTATAACCAAGCGCGATCGCTGTTACAAAAAGCAGGTAATCCCCATTCGGAAGCGGAACTATTAGGTCAGGTGGCTTTAGTCTACGATCGATTGGGTGAAAAGCAAAAAGCACTTGATGTTTTAAATGAAGCAATTGCCTTGCAACGTCTAACTAAAAATCGGGCGCGGGAAGCTTTCACTCTGGATACAATTGGTGGAATATATGCTTCATTAGGTGATTATCAAAAAGCGATTAATACTTACAACCAAGCCCTAACTATTGAACGTGAAGTGCAAGATGTTGGTGGGGAAGGCAATACACTAAAAAATATTGGTTTAGTGTATAGTTTACTTGGTGATCATAAAACAAGTATTGACACTTATAATCAAGCCCTAGAAAAATTTAAAAGCACAGGCGATCGCGATAAACTAGCTTTAACTTTAGATAACATTGGCAGCGCCTATCGGGCTTTAGAAAATTATCCCAAAGCCATAGAATATTACAACCAAGCACAGCAGGTAAGGCGTGAACAAGGAAACGTGATTGGCCAAGTTAGCGCCATTAGTGGTATTGTCCGAGTTTACGAATCATTAAAAGATTATCCCAAAGCTTTGGAAGCGACCAACCAAATTTTGGCATTGGCACAGCAAACAAAAAATAGCTTTGCCCAAACCAGTGCGGATGGTTTTTTTGGCAGAGTTTATTTAGCGGCTGGTGACTATCAAAAAGCTTTAGAATTTTCCCAAAAAGCTGCGGCTGGCTGGCAAAAATTAGGGCTAAAAACTGCCCAAGCCAATGTTATTGGTAATTTGGGTAGAACTTATAATGCTTTAAAACAACCACAACAAGCGATCGCCACTTACAATCAAGAATTAAAATTGCGGCAGATGATAGGCGATCGTACCGGGGAAGCAGAAACGCTATACTATATAGCTCAGACAGAACGCGATCAAGGCAATCTCACCGCCGCCCGCACCCACATCGAAAACACCATTAAAATTGTTGAAGATATCCGCACCAACGTTACCAGTCAAGATTTGCGGACATCTTACTTTGCATCTGTGCAGAAATATTATCAGTTTTACATCGACTTGCTCATGCAACTACATAAACAGCAACCATCCCAAGGTTATAATGCTTTAGCATTGCAAGTCAGCGAACGTGCCAGAGCGCGGAGTCTTTTAGACTTACTCACAGAAGCCAACGCAGATATCCGTCAAGGCGTAAACCCCAAGCTACTGCAAACAGAACGCGACTTACAACAACAACTCAATGCCAGAGAAAAATTACGCATCCAACTTTTAAGCGGTCAATACACAGAAACTCAAATTCAAAATTTAGACAAAAAAACCGCAGAACTGCTGCAACAGTATGAGCAAGTCCAAGCAGAAATTAGAAATAGCAGTCCACGTTACGCTGCCTTGACCCAACCACAACCCTTATCATTAAAGCAAATTCAGCAGCAAGTATTAGATGATAATACCTTGCTTTTAGAATATTCCTTGGGAGAAGAACGCAGTTATCTTTGGGCTGTGAGTAAAAACAGCATCACCAGCTACGAACTACCCAAACGCGCTGATCTTGCCTCAGCCGTGCAGAAATTCCGCGATGCTTTAACCGCCCCATCCCAAAGAACGAGTATCGCCAGAAGCAGCAAAGCCGCAATGGAATTGTCTCAAATAATTCTCGCCCCAGTCGCCCAGCAACTCGGAAAAAAAACGCTTAGTCGTGGTTAG
- a CDS encoding Uma2 family endonuclease, producing the protein MIAQPDTKRYTIDEYLELEIASETRNEYCDGEIIPMTGGTPNHNDIAGNLYILLKSALKNKNYRTFYVDQRLWVPDANLYTYPDVMVLPKPLELQTGRKDTVVNPCFIAEVLSKSTQNYDRGEKFVAYRTISNFQEYLLIDQYRIHVEHHLKTAAHQWLFSEYDDPNVTLSLSTLELQISIAELYENIDFSNV; encoded by the coding sequence ATGATTGCTCAACCTGATACTAAAAGATACACCATTGATGAGTATTTAGAACTGGAAATTGCTTCAGAAACACGCAACGAATATTGTGATGGAGAAATTATTCCTATGACTGGTGGGACACCCAACCACAACGATATTGCTGGAAATTTATATATTTTGCTGAAATCTGCTCTAAAAAACAAAAACTACCGGACTTTCTATGTCGATCAGCGACTCTGGGTTCCCGATGCAAATCTCTATACTTACCCTGATGTCATGGTTCTGCCTAAACCTTTAGAACTTCAAACGGGACGTAAAGATACTGTGGTGAATCCCTGCTTTATCGCCGAAGTTTTGTCTAAATCCACCCAAAACTATGACCGTGGTGAGAAATTTGTTGCCTATCGGACAATTTCTAATTTTCAAGAATATTTGCTAATTGATCAATACCGTATACACGTTGAGCATCATCTCAAAACAGCCGCGCATCAGTGGCTATTTTCAGAATACGATGACCCTAATGTTACCCTTTCTTTGAGTACTTTGGAGTTGCAAATTTCAATTGCCGAACTTTACGAAAATATTGATTTTTCAAATGTTTGA
- a CDS encoding DUF86 domain-containing protein — protein MPRDQESLIDIANAIKRILRYTKGISKPELEVNDEKLSAILYQIKIIGEATKRLSQSFRQQHQKIPWRQMAGMRDVIVHEYDQLDFDVIWDVVENKLPELLNLIDSLL, from the coding sequence ATGCCGCGTGACCAAGAATCTCTGATTGATATTGCAAACGCTATCAAACGTATTTTGCGCTACACAAAAGGAATCAGTAAACCAGAATTAGAAGTCAATGATGAAAAATTATCTGCAATCCTCTACCAAATTAAAATTATTGGCGAAGCCACTAAACGCCTTTCTCAATCGTTCCGTCAGCAACATCAAAAAATTCCCTGGCGACAAATGGCAGGAATGCGAGATGTGATAGTCCATGAATACGATCAGCTTGATTTTGATGTGATATGGGACGTGGTTGAAAACAAATTGCCAGAACTTTTGAACTTGATTGATTCTTTGCTTTAA
- a CDS encoding nucleotidyltransferase family protein, translated as MTITAIELPMEQIQEFCQKWQVTEFALFGSVLRDDFRTDSDIDILITFSPTAKRGLTETLQMRDELQAIFNRPVDLIVKAAIERSENWLRRKNILESAQVIYAA; from the coding sequence ATGACGATTACCGCAATAGAACTACCAATGGAGCAGATTCAAGAGTTTTGTCAAAAGTGGCAGGTAACAGAATTTGCTTTATTTGGTTCTGTATTGCGTGATGACTTCCGCACAGACAGCGATATTGATATTCTGATTACTTTTTCCCCAACTGCGAAACGGGGGTTAACTGAAACTCTGCAAATGCGTGATGAACTGCAAGCTATTTTTAACCGACCTGTAGATTTGATTGTAAAAGCTGCGATCGAGCGTAGTGAAAACTGGCTAAGACGTAAGAATATTTTGGAGTCTGCACAAGTTATTTATGCCGCGTGA
- a CDS encoding type II toxin-antitoxin system RelE family toxin, whose product MIDQPFIQVEASPTFKRNLRALAKKYRSIRNDIQPVIEQLEQGELPGDQVPGVGYTVFKLRVRNSDTQKGKSGGYRFIYHVKTATGIILLTIYTKSEQVDIAADDIQRIITDYEQRTLTEQDDI is encoded by the coding sequence ATGATTGATCAGCCTTTTATTCAAGTTGAAGCTTCGCCAACTTTTAAACGAAATCTACGCGCTCTTGCTAAGAAATATCGCAGTATTCGGAATGACATACAACCTGTTATCGAACAACTTGAGCAGGGAGAGTTACCAGGAGATCAAGTACCTGGAGTTGGTTATACAGTCTTCAAGTTGAGAGTCCGAAATAGTGATACCCAAAAAGGTAAAAGTGGTGGCTATCGTTTCATTTACCATGTCAAAACAGCAACAGGAATCATTTTACTGACTATTTACACAAAATCTGAACAAGTCGATATTGCCGCAGATGACATTCAGAGGATCATTACAGACTATGAGCAACGAACACTTACCGAACAAGATGATATCTAA
- a CDS encoding IS1 family transposase, with translation MECPRCNSSHIRKNGRQRGKQNYICADCGRQFIEYHNQKGYGDEIKRECLEMYVNGSGFRAIERVKKVHHTTVIYWVKQMGGQLPEHPETAEIPEITEIDELETFVGSKKNKIWVWSVVNHKTSGILGWVLGDRSSETFQQLWQRIKAWNSYFYVTDGYPVYPCFINQEDHLVCKTYMTRVEGENSRLRHYLARLHRKTFCYSKSVEMLELSIRLLVYYLQHRCIPMREQSPREDIAIA, from the coding sequence ATGGAATGTCCGCGTTGTAATTCCTCTCATATCCGTAAGAACGGTAGACAAAGAGGTAAACAAAACTACATTTGTGCAGATTGTGGTCGTCAATTTATTGAATATCACAATCAAAAGGGTTATGGTGACGAAATTAAACGAGAATGCTTAGAAATGTATGTTAATGGTTCTGGTTTCCGTGCCATAGAAAGAGTAAAAAAAGTACATCATACAACAGTAATTTATTGGGTGAAACAAATGGGTGGTCAGTTACCAGAACATCCCGAAACAGCTGAAATACCTGAAATAACTGAAATTGATGAATTAGAAACTTTTGTCGGGTCAAAAAAAAACAAAATTTGGGTATGGAGTGTAGTCAACCACAAGACTTCGGGGATTTTAGGATGGGTTTTAGGAGATAGAAGTTCAGAAACTTTTCAACAGTTGTGGCAGAGGATTAAAGCGTGGAACTCATATTTTTATGTAACGGATGGCTATCCGGTTTATCCATGTTTTATTAATCAAGAAGACCATCTTGTGTGTAAAACTTATATGACACGAGTAGAAGGTGAAAATAGCAGATTAAGACATTATTTAGCCCGATTACATAGAAAGACTTTTTGTTATTCTAAGTCAGTAGAAATGCTGGAACTCTCTATTAGATTGTTAGTTTATTATCTCCAGCATCGTTGTATTCCAATGCGGGAGCAAAGCCCCCGCGAGGATATAGCGATCGCATAA